TTCATCGACATCGCCAATGCGATCGTGATTAAACTATTCCTTCTCCTGCCCATCTACGGCTGATCCCATCCCATTAGGCGGCTGCGCCGTCACATTTTGCCCCCGTCCGATGCTCGGAACCCCGCAAGGGGACTACCTTCGGGTCGTCCTCATGGACTTCACGTCCATTCCGGTTCCTGTGCTTCGGGCGGCGACAAACTGCTTTGGCTCGCTCGCCTACTGGGACGGGCCCCCACGCTGAAGGAAACCGATATGGCCACCGCGCACGTCTACCTTGCCCCGGGCTTCGAGGAAGTCGAATTCGTCAGCATCGTCGACGTGCTGCGGCGCGGCGGCGTGTTCGTGTCGACCATCGCGCTCGACGACGAACTGGCGGTCGAAGGCGCGCACGGCATCGTGATCCGGGCCGATTTGCCGTTCTCGGCCGTCGACGGCGAACTGGCCGACGCGATCGTGCTGCCCGGGGGCGGCCCCGGCACCCAGGCGCTCGCCGCCAGCGCCGGCCTCGCCGACCGCTTGCGCGTGCACTTGGCCGCGGGCCGCCGCCTGGCCGCGGTCTGCGCCGCCCCGACGGTGCTCGCCCGGGCCGGCGTGCTCGACGGCAAGGCGGCAACATGCTTCC
This window of the Jeongeupia sp. USM3 genome carries:
- a CDS encoding DJ-1 family glyoxalase III, whose protein sequence is MATAHVYLAPGFEEVEFVSIVDVLRRGGVFVSTIALDDELAVEGAHGIVIRADLPFSAVDGELADAIVLPGGGPGTQALAASAGLADRLRVHLAAGRRLAAVCAAPTVLARAGVLDGKAATCFPGCEPVLAEHGATVSTYQVVTDGLVTTSRAAGTSGLFALEVLRLLAGDARALEVGRAMLYL